GATCCAGCCAGAACACCGCAGGCACACGCTCGTGTGCTGAGGTGGCGGCAGATAACATGACAACCTCGTTCAACAGAGGCTGCTCCATGTGGACCATGCAGTTCCGATCTGATGGGCACAGGCCGCGATACATGGCCTTGGTCGTGACATCAAGGCGCGGAACGGCATGTTGAGTGGTGGCAGTAGTCATTGTGCTTCTCCTTCGTTTGAACAAAAAAAGGGGAAGCACCTCGCCCCAGGGGGAAGGAAACTTCCCCATAGGGTGGATACCGCTTGGTTTATACCGGCAGAACGTGTGCCTTCCAGGAATAGCGGTGCGTGCTCACCTTGCGATGATCCACGACATGCCCCTGGTCATTACGAACTGGCTGTTTGACAACGACCGCTTCACGCCCGAGAAACTCGAGCGCGACGGTGTCACCAACGGCCAGTGGGGTCTCCAGCGCTACGCGCTTTAGATCGATACCCCACACGGTTCTGTCGTCACCACGCTTGGTTCGTAGCGTGATGTAGTAGCTGAGGCGGTTTGCCTCGTCGAACTGATAGGGAGCGCTGCCATGGGCAACGATCTCTCCTCGATGCGTAACACCGTCTCGACGGGAACCAGAGGACTTCGAAGAAGCCGTCCCATCCTCGCCGGTTGCACTACGATCGAAGCCGAAGCTGATGATCCCGAGGCGCTTGAGCACCACCAGGGCGACAAGCGTCAACCAGATCCACCGGAGTGGCTCGGGTATGACCTGCGGAAACATTAGCGGAATCAGAACGGAGAGAAGTAAGGCGCGAGAGCCTTTGAATGGATGCTTCTTCATGGTGATACTCCAGTGGATCAAATCCGGGAGACACACCTTCCCCATTGGGGATGTGTCCCCAGATGGGTAGTAGAAGCAGGATCGGTGAAGCGAAAGCGCTGTGTCAGCTGAAAACCTTCAGCAACGCCATGACGATACTGAGAACGCCGACGGAACCGGCAATCATACCGCCAAGACGAACCGTCAGCCGTGTCTCCAGCTGGCTCAGGTCTTGCTTGGTGGCTAGTTGCTGTTGCATCTCGCTCTCCAGGGCATTGACGACATCCATTGCCTTCTCATCCGAGACATCGGCAGAACGCAGGGCGTTGTACAAGGCAATGCCTAGCTGCATGGGAATCTCCTTCTATTGGATGGGAGACTCCCGTCCAGGGAAAGTCTCCCTGGTGGGGTGAGGTAGCATCCAGCCCTTGCGGGCGCCGTCTCTCGGGATGCGTTACGGCTTGCGGGCTGCCCCGAAGGGCAAAGGGCGCTGCTGTTGCCGTCAGCAGCAAACGGGTGCCCATCAAGAATAGCCAATGTTCGCGACCGAGCACAAGGTCAGTCGAGGTTTCATCACTGATCACGTCCGGGCTGTATCGTATGCGCTCAGCACCGGACAAAAGCCACGTGAAGCCACGCTAGCGCCGGCTGATGGCTTGCCGTCTAAAACGCCCCGGGTTGTGGGCGGAAGGTTCTCCTCAGGCGTCCCATAATTCGATCGCTTCTGCGTTGGTCTGAGAAGCGTGACCAAGTCACCTACCACTGCCGTCCAGCGGCTTTAATGTACCAGCAGGACGTTCCACTAGAGCAGATATAACGCAGTGCTCGCTGGAAAACAGGAGCGCAGAGATTATTTTATCCGCGCGTATCATTTTGTTAGCTGATTTGCATGCGAAGTCCAGATTTATATGCTTTGTTATCGCCAATCATTTCTTCCGCCAACGCAAAATTATCTTTCTCACAAAAAACATACTGCTCTGAAAATGACACTTGCAAACTATTAAGAAACCTTACATTATTAGCAGACTGCTTAATTGGATTTCCGCTCTCATAGGCATTCCCTAGCTCTATCAAGCCAAGAGGATTGTTTAATTGTTGTAAAAGGGGAGATGCGATAGCTATTAAGGCTTTGACCTGGCGCTTCCCATTAATTGCAGCTTCAGAAATAGAGGGGCATGTTAATGCAAGTGTTAGAGATGACGACAGTGGCAAGTGTATTTGTATACCTTTAAGGGCGACACCCAAGTTACCCAAAAAACCCATATCCACTTCGTTATATAGAGTAACTGGATTATCAGATATAAAAAATGGGTCGTGAGTGCTCGTTTCATAGAGAACCCATGATTTAGCCATTAAATGCGCAACGGTTTCTCTTTGGTCAAGAATTAGTTCTAGAAATAGGTTTTTACGTTCACTTGACCCTTCTGAACCTAACTCTTCCTCTATTTGCTCGCGAGTCGAGCCAATTGCAGCGAGCTTTCCCGTCAACGCGCCAACAACATGCTCAATGCGAAGAAATTCACCATACGACCTAGACCGCTGAACCGCTATAAATGTCGCGATTTTAAACCTGTCAACTTCAGACAGCCATCCAATGCTATTCGTTTCGATGATTCGCTTTATTAGTGGCGCAGCTTCAGTTTCATAGATCCCCAAAATAGGCTCTAAACTTGCTCTCTCAGGATGATTTTCAATATTATAGAAAGTATTTCTTGTTGTTGCATCAAAAACTGACTGCTGAAATCTTCGAGAGCTTTTTTTATCAAAAGTATACAACCTTCTTTTTTTTCCTTTTTTCCCAAAACCAAACTTATCCAAGAGAAAGCGTGGTACAGTGTGTTGCTTTTTGACGTCCGTAGTAATTTTCAAAGGTTACTCACTATCATTTCATTTAATACAGAAAAACTAACGTAGAGCACACTGGAGACCTTGATGCAGCGAAGCGGAGACATGGGCATCAGAGTGCGGTGCTTGGTTAACTGGTTGCTCGACATTAGCACGCCGTTTCCGCTCCTGCTTGATCATTTGTTCCTGGTGCTTCTCGAGGGAGTTCAGCTCAAGACGCTCACGGCGTTCATTAACCGTAGAAGAATCCTCAATAGGAAATAACATTGGCCAACCGTTTCCATCAACACCAAACTGGGTGCTGTAGGATTGAGGCTTGCTAGATAGAGTACGTACCCGATCTTGGAGAAGTGCCAACTGCCAACCCGCTACATCCTCTCCCGTCACGGCAGCCTCATCCCCAACTAACGAAATTCCGGGCCGGCCGTGAGCACCAATCATCTCCTTCAGGCGGAAAGCACTGCTCTCATGTAGGGCTTTCATCAGGGGATGATAGATTCAGATGACAGCTCTTCGGAATCGAAGAGTTTCTGCAACAACCGCTGATTTTCCGCCATCTTCGTGACTGGCTCATTCGCAAGAATCTGTTTCATGGGCACTTTCCCAGTTAATCAACAGCACGCGCGGCTTCGGCACGCAGGTGAAGTAGCGCGTGCTGTAATTGATAAATTACTTGAAAGCGTGGCTATGACAACAGCTTCTGTTTCTGCGTTACGAACTCCTCGTCGGAGAGTACTCCCTTGTCCCGGAGATCGCTCAATTTTGAAAGTTCGTCTGCCAATGAGTTGATGTTAGAGCTCTCTGCACTGGAGGAAGGCTCGGTGTTCACTTGGCGTTCATCTTCGTTATCTGCTATTTTAATAAGGACAGCAGCTAATCCATGCCAATGACGAGCCTGATCCATAGCCGTTTTGTAAACTATACCGTCCTTCTTCCCTTCAACATCCATAAAATTAAGGTCGTGCAAAGGCGACTTCGTGTCGTTTACGGTTATTCTAAGATCAACCCTCTTTACTTTTTCAGACGATTTTGTTTTTCCTGACAACCCACCGATAATAGCTCCGACACCTCCGAGCGCAAGACCACCAATAAGTGCTCCGCCAAGCTGGCTTCCTCTTGCCGTTTTGGTGACTGTCTCTCCATCTACAAATATTTCGGAAGAAAGGATGTCTCGATATGTGATTGGTTTCAGCCTAACGCCAGACGGACCACTATTAATCAATACGACTTTTCTCCGATCTTCATCAATCGCAAGGCCAGCCTCTCCATTATTTCCTATTATTTTCTGTGTAGGAGAAAACTCAGGAAGAGACCTTAACTTCTCCTCCATCGCTTTCTTTTTATTTGATACAACAACAACCTGCACGATTGCGATACCTACCCCTGCGATAACAATCAGTAATACCCAACCCCAAAAATCCATAATCATCCCCCCCTATCTGAAGTCTAAAGTTCAAGCTCACCTGCTGCTCCGCCACAGCACAGCAGAGGCGGAGCAGCAGGTGCATTACGCTGTTCGGATGCGTCTCTTATAGCAGACAAGTATTTTCTATGCAGCACTGTCCTGAAAAAAGATGCCTAAGAGTTCCCGGTCTACTGAGGAGGTGCCCCCCCCCCGACGTCGAAGCCTTCCACCCTATAGGGGAAGGGAATGATATGGGCAAGTAGAGGGATTTTGACTCAAGGGGGAGACCTACGAGGTGGTGGTTACCCTTTCACAGTCGCCCTTTGGCCCTTTCAGCCCTTTGGTGTTTGCCCCTGCTATTCGGGTAAGCCCCTTCCCCTTACTCCCCCTTCCCTTCCAACCCTTTGCCTGAGCCATTTCCCTTTCCCTCGCGGGGAAGCGCGGCGCAGAGGGGCGCTCGCTGTCATGATAAGCTGCCTCCAGCCACATCACGGAGGATTCATGAACAACCAGCACGATCACAGTTATAAGCTGCTGTTCAGCGAGCCAAGGGTCGTCCGCGACCTGCTGACAGGCTTCGTGAAGGAAGAATGGATTGAACGCCTGGACCTCGACTCGCTGGAAAAGGTCAGTAGCACCTTCGTCACCGATGACCTACGCGATCGCGAAGGTGATGTGATCTGGCGTGTGCGCTTTGGTGACGAGTGGGTATACGTCTATCTGCTGATCGAGTTCCAGAGCACTGTCGACTCGTTCATGGCGCTGCGTATCATGACCTACGTGGGGCTGCTGTATCAGGAGCTGGTCAAACAGAAGAAGCTGACTCAGGACGGCAAGCTGCCCCCCGTGCTGCCTATCGTGCTGTACAACGGCGAAAAACGTTGGAATGCGGCACTCAACGTGGCTGAACTTGTCCAACCTGTACCGGGAGGCTTGGAGCACTACCGGCCTGACCTCCCATATCTGCTGCTGGATGAAGGCGCAATCGTGACCAGTGAGCAGTGGTCGGAGGAGACCCGAAACGTGGTGTCGGCCATCTTCCGGCTGGAACATCACCAGGATCCGCAGGATGCCATTGATCTGATCGGATTACTGGTACAATGGTTACAAGCACCGGAGCAGACCCAGCTACGCCGGCACTTCGCCCTCTGGATCCGGCGCGTGCTGCTGCCTAGCTGGGTACCCGAGAACGAAGGGGCTGAGTGGCAGTCGCTCAACGACTTAAATGAGGTGCACAATATGCTGGCTGAACGTGCAAAGCAGTGGCCCGAGCAGTGGAAACAGCAAGGGCTGGAAGAAGGTCGACTGGAGACGGCTCGCAATATGCTCGAGCGAACCTCCATGGATGACCAGATGATCGCTGAACTGACGAAGGTGGACATCGAGCAGGTCCGTAAGCTGAGAGAAGAGCTGAAGCACTGACCCAGTTCGAATTGCACTGAACTGGCTTGCAAGCTACTCTCGAACTATCTGTACCCGTATTCTGGAGGTGTCCCATGAGCCTCAAAAAGCTCCTGTGGAACGACAAGGCAACTGAGCTGTTCGGTCACTGCCGTGACCAGAGCGAGCGAGCTGCGCCTGAGCGTCCAGAAGAGGACATCGCCTCCCATCGTAGCCACACGGCCCGCAAGGTTCTCAAAGGCTCTGCAGCGTTCACGTCTGCGCTACTGTTTGGGACAAAAGAATCCCAAGGGCTGATTCGAACCTTGGGCCAAGCATCGGCTGAAGCAGGGAAGAATGTCTGGAATTCTTTGCCGGAGGATCGGACCTCAACTCCTATGCCCGACTCTCTAGAGGAACAGGATGGGTATCGCTATGGCCATAATGGCTATGGCTACTATATGGGCGGTTTTAAGGTCCATGATTGAACTGTACTGGAGAGGTCCTCCAGTACAGTCAAACTTCTATAATTAAGCTTTCCCTCCCGAAGCCCCTTTCTGTGCCATATCACCTCCTTTTTGGCCTGCGCCCTTAGACTCTCTACCTGCTTCGCTAACACCACCAATGGCATTGCCAACCTTAGCTCCGGCCCAACCCAAAGCGGAAATCCAAACACCTGGCAATACCAGGAACATCATCCCGCTTACGAACTTGAGCACCATCTTGTCATTGGCATTTTCAACGCCGGCAATCCAACTAAGCTTGGCGGCATCGCTGTCGTACATCAGATCAACCAAGTTCGAGTCCAGCCAACGTGCCAGTTCCCACCAGAACGTTAGGAAGAAGATCGCGAATAGGCCAAACATGGCTGTCCCGGCCACCTTGACGGAGTAACCCGAGGCCACCAGGACAAACGGCAGACAGATGATGATCGCCATCAACAAGATCCCCTGGATCATCGGCAATGACTGTTTGAGGCTGTCCATGCCCGCCTGAAATGGGATGGTGGCCACCGCATTACCGACCATTCCGGCCGCAGAGGTGACATCATCGACAAACCCACCATCCAGTGACCGGTAGCCAACGGACGCCTGACTGGTATTACCATTCGCTGCACCAGAACGTGGGCTCACCATACGCCGGATCATGTATTCCTCTGCAGACGATGTCCCCGGGAAGAAACTCTGCATGCGTGACCACACCGTGGTGTCGACCTGATCCTGGATCCGAGCCGCCAGTCCCTCTGAGCCATCGCTCCACCACTCGCGGCAACTGGGATACCCTGGTTGGCCTGGCCCCGTGCTGGGCCGTGCCTGATCACGATCGGCATTGTAGGGGAAGCCTGGCATGGGTCGGGGTGCATAGAAGCTGTCGTAATAGCCCGGAGTGTCCAGGAAGTAATCCGAGCCTACCCAGTCGACATCCATGCCCCTGGCCTCCTCGAGGCCCGCCCCACTCTGAAACAGCTTGTTCCTGGCCGGACCAAAGCATGCCAACTGGAATTCACCAATCTCACGTTTCAGCCCCGGGTCAGAAATGGATTCAAGGTCGAGCGCCGTGCGCACCGACTGGTAGTCCGTCGAACAGGGGATCTTCGAGATGGCCACGTTGGTCAGGCCCTTGGAGAGCGAGTGTGTCAGCGCCCACCACATGGGGACGCGAGCCTGCTGCCCGTCAATCGACGTCATGGTCGACTCGCCCCACTGCCCAGAGGACATCATGACGGTGCCGCACTGTTCAGCATGCTCCTGATTGACGTTCACTGGGTTCACGTTGAGCGTGAACACAGGGACGCAGGTAAACGCCACAACCAGCAGCATCACATAGAGCCGTGACTCGATGCGGTTGAGCGACAGTACCCCCTTGTTGCCTTCATCGTCGCCCTCCTGTCTCGCCCGGAACCACTCACCGGCGACCAGGGCGATAAATGGCACGACCGCGATACCGGTCGAAGTCATGGCATCCCAGACGCCATTGTTGATGACCCAGCCCAGGGTGAGCATGGTGCCTTCCATGTAGTCATTGACTGCGAACGTCGCCATGTCAGGCTCCTCCCCACCAGATGAACAGGTTGTAGCCCTCGATCAGGACCAGAACGATCAGGATCATGCGCTCGAGCTTGTGCAGCAGGACACGGCCCTGCTGGCCACCATCCTTGTCCTGCTCGACGCTCTGCAGGATCCTCGGACGCCAGGCCCGCCACCAGACCAACGCCAGCCCGCCGTAGAAGATGACTCGCCAGGCCATCAACCAATGACGGTTTTCCCCCATAGCGATCTGAAAGTCTGAAATGCTGCCGTAGAGGCGCATTCCTGTGTAGACGACCAATCCTCCCAACCAGGCCGCAATGATCAGTCCAAGGAGCCCCAGTAGCAGCGGGTGACGTTTGAGTGATCGGATCATCGTGAGACTCCTTATTGCCCTTCGACCGGCGCACCACGACCATCCAGCTCGCTACGCGGACTGTCGGATTCGTTCTGCATGGAACCGCCGGCACGGTTGGCCGCTCGCTGGAGTGCTGACATCGCGGCACTGCTGGCCAGTGACTTACGGATTTCCATCTCGCTCTGCAGCAACTCGATGTCCCGATTGAAGGCATCGACCTTGCGATCCAGCGCTGTCATCCCTTCCTGGTTGTTCTCGATGCCCGGATCACTTGTGCCAGCAATCAAGGCTCTTCGCGCCCACATCGCCTTGGTGAGGGTTCTGGCCAACGCCATCTCACTGGCAAGACGCTGTGCCAGCAATGGTCCCTGGGGATCGGAGCGCATCGCCTCGATCACGCCTCGCGACACAGCAAGGCCACTACCTGCTGAAACATCATTCAGCTTGTCCTGGGTAATTTCGCCGCCATTCAGCATGTCGACCAGATTCTCGTGGATACTTTGCTGTTCTTCCTCGAGCTCACGGATCAACCCGGTGCCGGCAACGCTCTCGGATTTCTCGCATCCATCGCAGGACCGCAGCTCGGTATCGCCGACGATCTTTTTGGTCCACTCGGCGGCTTCCTCGGGGGAGCCCCAAATGGTGCACATGCCGCCCATACAATCGCTGCCACTCCCGGCACCGCCACCACCGCTGCCACCGGCAATACCGCCTCCACCCACCCAGTCACCATTGGAAGTAGAGACCGATCCCCAGCCTCCTCCTCCACCCGAAACAGTCTCATTCGATGTCGTATCGGTGCGGCCATGAAGCAGGTTGTAACCGGCTTTGGCCGTATCCTCGACAACACGCAAGGGCGCCTGGCCGCTGCCACCACGTTTCTGACCACCCACCCAGGTGCGGCCAGCGTTGCCGGCCTCAGCCTCAGCTTCCTCTTGAGCTGCCACAGCATCAGGATTTGAGCTCGCGATGTCCTGCCAGTTTTCCGCCATGGCGCTCTGCTGCATTTGCCCCCCGACCGTCGCATCGGCCAGGGCCTCGGACATGCGCTGGCAGGAGAGCTTCGACTTGTCGAAGTCCATTCGCCCCTGCAGGACGCCGTTGGTCAGGAGGTCATAGAGAGCGGGATTGGATCGTTGGATGATCATCGCCGGCAGACTGGCCACTGCGCCGGTGGCGTTCTGAACGACATCCCCCATCATGTTCTGGAAGCCATTGGTCAGGCCATTGAGCTGATTGCTGACTGTCGCGCCGATATCGAAATTGCCGCAGGTGGCGTCAACGTTCCAGCTGACCCCCATCCCATTCATCCTCGGGTCGTGTCCCAGCCCTGCAGACGCGCCGAAGGGGGCCGCGCCCCCAATGTCGTAGTAGAGCCGATCAGCGGATTGCGCCTGAGCCAGTAGCGGAGTGACCAGCGCCACCGAGAGCGTCAGGCTCTGAAGGATCTGTCGTTTCATGGCTTACTCTCCGGTGAAATACAGCAGTTCTTGCCCCCGGACCGCACAACACCGATAGGGACGCCACAGCGCCCAGGCGTAATTGCCGGGATCCTGGAGTTGATGGCTTTCGCCCCCATCCGGGAAAATCGAGCAGGACATGCTCATGTTGGGTTCCAGTTGTTGCCACTTGTGCGTGTCTGGATCCCCTTCCATGACAGGGTCAGGTGCCCACTTACCCGCGGCAGGATTGTCAGTAGGGGCCAGCGGCATGTAGACGTGCGGCTGCCCATTGCGTGTTACGACATCCGCCGCACGCTGAGCGGTGGTGGCAGCGGCTTTATAGTCATGCGGCTGGGAGACGAAACCGCTGCGCGGATAGATCGGGCTCCAGAGATCCCCCACCGTGCCCATCTCTCGCATTCCCGGTGTCAGCGCCTCGGGATAGGCCATCTCGGGGAGGGATGAGCGCCAGGCCAATGCATCCAGTGTCGACAGGAAATACGGGGTATAGGGCAGCACATCGCTTTCGCAGGAATACCCGAAAGAACTGAGCATCCGGTAGAAAACCGCGCCCCCAGGGTGGCCAATGGCGTCGGTATTCTTGAACCTGGTGTTGGAGTGGCGGCTATCGGCTTCCTCCGTCGCACGGCCACCGCCCGTAGCATCCCCTGTTGGTGGTGACAGCATTGCCACCTCGCTCCAGGGGTTGTCACCGGTATTCTCGTAGGACGACACCACCAGCTCGGGGATGAAATGTTTCACACGCGTCGAGGTGCGCACGGTACAGCCATATGGAGTGCAATAGAGCCAGGCACAGATGCCGATGACCTGGTACTCGAGACACGAAGTGCTCAACGAAGACTCGGCGATCTCGGGTGTGGTGAGCGCGCGCGCCTGGGGAGCCGTCGTCGTGCTGGCCATCCCGATTGTCAGAGCAACGGCCATGGACAGGGAGGTGAACGTCCGCATCATTGGTCGACTCCATCCTGTGGGGAGTATTCACCGATTGCCCTATCGATCTCCTCGAGGGCGACACGGACTTCGGGTTCGCCGTACACGACATAGCGTCCATCGAGGACGACTGCTGGAACCTTCTCGATACCGAGCATCCAGGCGCGTGCGACGCCGGTATAGATCTCGCCATAGCGTTTCAGGGTGGCCTGCCACTCTGGGCCGCTCATGCGGGATTGAAGGACCTGTTTCGCACGATCAGGATCCGCAGGCAGGTCTCGCGAGATCTGGGCATCGAGCCTGGCCGGTGCATCCAGTTCAACCACGGCAGCCGACGCCGGCGCGTTGATGATGGGCTCGCCAGCCACGGTAAATACCTCGACGCCGGCATACGCCACACCACCCCATGTCAGGGCAGTAACGATGCTGCAGGCACACAGGACGGCGCGTGGCCGCAAATTGGGGATTGGCATAGCTCGACTTCCACGGCGATATCAGCGTTCAGGTGTACCGGGAAGCCAAAGGCGAGGCAGTAGAGAATGTTAAATGGATCGGGTAGGGTTTCTGATGGAGGAAAGGACGGTCATCGTCTCGTGGTTCAGCAGTT
This Halomonas huangheensis DNA region includes the following protein-coding sequences:
- a CDS encoding conjugal transfer protein TraG N-terminal domain-containing protein translates to MATFAVNDYMEGTMLTLGWVINNGVWDAMTSTGIAVVPFIALVAGEWFRARQEGDDEGNKGVLSLNRIESRLYVMLLVVAFTCVPVFTLNVNPVNVNQEHAEQCGTVMMSSGQWGESTMTSIDGQQARVPMWWALTHSLSKGLTNVAISKIPCSTDYQSVRTALDLESISDPGLKREIGEFQLACFGPARNKLFQSGAGLEEARGMDVDWVGSDYFLDTPGYYDSFYAPRPMPGFPYNADRDQARPSTGPGQPGYPSCREWWSDGSEGLAARIQDQVDTTVWSRMQSFFPGTSSAEEYMIRRMVSPRSGAANGNTSQASVGYRSLDGGFVDDVTSAAGMVGNAVATIPFQAGMDSLKQSLPMIQGILLMAIIICLPFVLVASGYSVKVAGTAMFGLFAIFFLTFWWELARWLDSNLVDLMYDSDAAKLSWIAGVENANDKMVLKFVSGMMFLVLPGVWISALGWAGAKVGNAIGGVSEAGRESKGAGQKGGDMAQKGASGGKA
- a CDS encoding DUF4238 domain-containing protein; the encoded protein is MKITTDVKKQHTVPRFLLDKFGFGKKGKKRRLYTFDKKSSRRFQQSVFDATTRNTFYNIENHPERASLEPILGIYETEAAPLIKRIIETNSIGWLSEVDRFKIATFIAVQRSRSYGEFLRIEHVVGALTGKLAAIGSTREQIEEELGSEGSSERKNLFLELILDQRETVAHLMAKSWVLYETSTHDPFFISDNPVTLYNEVDMGFLGNLGVALKGIQIHLPLSSSLTLALTCPSISEAAINGKRQVKALIAIASPLLQQLNNPLGLIELGNAYESGNPIKQSANNVRFLNSLQVSFSEQYVFCEKDNFALAEEMIGDNKAYKSGLRMQIS
- a CDS encoding TIGR03757 family integrating conjugative element protein; this encodes MPIPNLRPRAVLCACSIVTALTWGGVAYAGVEVFTVAGEPIINAPASAAVVELDAPARLDAQISRDLPADPDRAKQVLQSRMSGPEWQATLKRYGEIYTGVARAWMLGIEKVPAVVLDGRYVVYGEPEVRVALEEIDRAIGEYSPQDGVDQ
- a CDS encoding TIGR03756 family integrating conjugative element protein, with translation MMRTFTSLSMAVALTIGMASTTTAPQARALTTPEIAESSLSTSCLEYQVIGICAWLYCTPYGCTVRTSTRVKHFIPELVVSSYENTGDNPWSEVAMLSPPTGDATGGGRATEEADSRHSNTRFKNTDAIGHPGGAVFYRMLSSFGYSCESDVLPYTPYFLSTLDALAWRSSLPEMAYPEALTPGMREMGTVGDLWSPIYPRSGFVSQPHDYKAAATTAQRAADVVTRNGQPHVYMPLAPTDNPAAGKWAPDPVMEGDPDTHKWQQLEPNMSMSCSIFPDGGESHQLQDPGNYAWALWRPYRCCAVRGQELLYFTGE
- a CDS encoding SHOCT domain-containing protein, with amino-acid sequence MIMDFWGWVLLIVIAGVGIAIVQVVVVSNKKKAMEEKLRSLPEFSPTQKIIGNNGEAGLAIDEDRRKVVLINSGPSGVRLKPITYRDILSSEIFVDGETVTKTARGSQLGGALIGGLALGGVGAIIGGLSGKTKSSEKVKRVDLRITVNDTKSPLHDLNFMDVEGKKDGIVYKTAMDQARHWHGLAAVLIKIADNEDERQVNTEPSSSAESSNINSLADELSKLSDLRDKGVLSDEEFVTQKQKLLS
- a CDS encoding Rpn family recombination-promoting nuclease/putative transposase, which translates into the protein MNNQHDHSYKLLFSEPRVVRDLLTGFVKEEWIERLDLDSLEKVSSTFVTDDLRDREGDVIWRVRFGDEWVYVYLLIEFQSTVDSFMALRIMTYVGLLYQELVKQKKLTQDGKLPPVLPIVLYNGEKRWNAALNVAELVQPVPGGLEHYRPDLPYLLLDEGAIVTSEQWSEETRNVVSAIFRLEHHQDPQDAIDLIGLLVQWLQAPEQTQLRRHFALWIRRVLLPSWVPENEGAEWQSLNDLNEVHNMLAERAKQWPEQWKQQGLEEGRLETARNMLERTSMDDQMIAELTKVDIEQVRKLREELKH